From a single Collimonas pratensis genomic region:
- a CDS encoding electron transfer flavoprotein subunit beta/FixA family protein encodes MKVLVPVKRVVDYNVKVRVKSDGSGVDIANVKMSMNPFDEIAVEEATRLKEGGKVTEVIAVSCGVTQCQETLRTAMAIGADRGILVDTADTDLQPLAVAKLLKVVADKEQPQLIILGKQAIDDDCNQTGQMLAALLGWPQATFASKVVLEDGKVTVTREVDGGLETIALTLPAIVTTDLRLNEPRYVTLPNIMKAKKKTLDVFKPADLGVDVTPRLKTLKVVEPAKRSAGIKVPDVATLVAKLKNEAKVL; translated from the coding sequence ATGAAAGTATTAGTACCAGTCAAGCGTGTCGTCGACTACAACGTCAAGGTGCGGGTCAAGTCGGACGGCAGCGGTGTAGATATTGCCAACGTCAAGATGTCGATGAATCCGTTTGACGAAATCGCGGTGGAAGAAGCCACGCGCCTGAAAGAAGGCGGCAAGGTCACTGAAGTGATCGCGGTTTCTTGCGGCGTCACGCAATGCCAGGAAACCCTGCGCACCGCGATGGCGATCGGCGCCGACCGCGGCATCCTGGTCGATACTGCCGACACCGACCTGCAACCTTTAGCAGTGGCGAAGCTGCTGAAGGTCGTGGCCGACAAGGAACAGCCGCAACTGATCATCCTCGGCAAGCAGGCGATCGACGACGATTGCAACCAGACCGGCCAGATGCTGGCCGCGCTGCTGGGCTGGCCGCAAGCCACCTTCGCTTCCAAGGTCGTGCTGGAAGACGGCAAGGTCACTGTGACGCGTGAAGTCGACGGCGGTTTGGAAACCATCGCCCTGACGCTGCCTGCGATCGTCACCACCGACCTGCGCCTGAACGAGCCGCGCTATGTGACGCTGCCGAACATCATGAAAGCCAAGAAGAAAACCCTGGACGTGTTCAAGCCGGCCGATCTCGGTGTCGATGTGACGCCGCGCCTGAAGACGCTGAAAGTGGTGGAGCCTGCCAAGCGCAGCGCCGGCATCAAGGTGCCGGACGTTGCCACGCTGGTCGCCAAGCTGAAGAACGAAGCCAAGGTCCTGTAA
- a CDS encoding rhomboid family intramembrane serine protease, translating to MLIIPVDRKPDWRRPPLVTILLVLVNLLIYFGIQWGERSHMEPAAEYYLAESRLPEFEFLAYARFLENQNKPEAGAAMRKGLERWRQIRARSELAAARDGKKTSLEDYQSLIERWYVLDADGKFGALMQQPKPPLLGTVDDDELALWKEQREHYLSIRSRSFTERYSLIPAQAGERPFTLLTHMFLHASVEHVLGNMVFLAMVGYAVEILLGGGWYLLFYLLSGLLSAGFYLLFEGDSMVLSLGASGAISGVMGMYTVLYGLRKIRFFYWFLFYFDFFKAPALIMLPIWVGKEAFDLLFGQPSNTNYYAHIGGLLGGALLALIYRLLARGKLAQAHASYVSTGDDDKLLRGLQQSAYAALARLDFERARRDFSSLVSKTLAQQKTPQPDWLLQLFNLSKGTPSAPAFHKSAQMLLSLPKGRFDEQKIHQVYLDYVASAEPRPLLSDEQSLAVGRRFAMNGQPQTAAAILQILLVTARQHQQLPQLIQFIARGFMTAGRHDQAQHYQKLLQQQFPLSEESRWISSPGNRY from the coding sequence CTGGTCAACCTGCTGATCTACTTCGGCATTCAATGGGGCGAACGCAGCCATATGGAGCCGGCTGCCGAGTACTACCTGGCCGAGTCGCGCCTGCCGGAGTTCGAATTCCTGGCCTATGCCCGTTTCCTGGAAAACCAGAACAAGCCGGAGGCAGGCGCCGCCATGCGCAAGGGGCTGGAACGCTGGCGCCAGATACGGGCGCGCAGCGAATTGGCGGCGGCGCGCGACGGCAAAAAAACTTCTCTGGAAGACTACCAGTCCCTGATCGAACGCTGGTATGTGCTCGATGCCGACGGCAAGTTCGGCGCCTTGATGCAGCAGCCCAAGCCGCCGCTGCTGGGCACCGTCGATGACGACGAGCTGGCGCTATGGAAAGAGCAGCGCGAACACTACCTGAGCATCCGCAGCCGCAGCTTCACCGAACGTTATTCCCTGATCCCGGCCCAGGCCGGCGAACGGCCGTTCACCTTGCTGACCCATATGTTCCTGCACGCCAGCGTCGAGCATGTGCTGGGCAACATGGTATTCCTGGCGATGGTCGGCTATGCAGTGGAAATCCTGCTGGGCGGCGGCTGGTATCTGCTGTTTTACCTGCTTTCCGGTTTACTGTCGGCAGGGTTCTACTTGCTGTTCGAAGGCGACAGCATGGTGCTGTCGCTGGGGGCATCAGGCGCCATTTCCGGTGTCATGGGCATGTACACCGTGTTGTATGGCCTGCGCAAGATCCGTTTCTTTTACTGGTTTCTGTTTTATTTCGATTTCTTCAAGGCGCCGGCGCTGATCATGCTGCCGATCTGGGTTGGCAAGGAAGCCTTTGACCTGCTGTTCGGCCAACCGTCGAACACCAATTACTACGCCCACATCGGCGGCTTGCTGGGCGGCGCCTTGCTGGCCTTGATTTATCGGCTGCTGGCGCGCGGCAAGCTGGCACAGGCGCATGCCAGCTATGTCTCCACCGGCGACGACGACAAGCTGCTGCGGGGTTTGCAGCAGAGCGCTTATGCGGCCCTGGCCCGGCTCGATTTCGAGCGCGCCCGACGCGACTTCAGCAGCCTGGTCAGCAAGACGCTGGCGCAGCAGAAAACGCCGCAACCGGACTGGCTCCTGCAGCTGTTCAATTTATCGAAGGGCACGCCATCTGCGCCGGCCTTCCACAAAAGCGCGCAGATGCTGCTGAGCTTGCCGAAAGGCCGTTTCGACGAGCAAAAAATTCATCAGGTCTATCTCGATTATGTCGCCAGCGCCGAGCCGCGGCCGCTACTCAGTGATGAACAGTCGCTGGCGGTCGGCCGCCGCTTCGCCATGAATGGCCAGCCGCAAACCGCTGCCGCCATCCTGCAGATCCTGCTGGTCACGGCGCGCCAGCACCAGCAGCTGCCGCAACTGATACAGTTCATTGCCCGCGGCTTCATGACGGCAGGCCGGCACGACCAGGCGCAGCACTATCAGAAACTGTTGCAGCAGCAGTTTCCCCTGAGCGAAGAAAGCCGCTGGATTTCCAGCCCCGGCAACCGTTACTGA
- a CDS encoding sulfurtransferase TusA family protein, translating to MEFNKELDARGLHCPLPILKTKKALADMLSGEVLRVLATDSGSVRDFQAFAKQTGNDLLEQSEENREFIFFMKRK from the coding sequence ATGGAATTTAATAAAGAACTCGACGCCCGCGGTTTGCATTGCCCACTGCCGATTTTGAAAACCAAGAAGGCGTTGGCGGACATGCTGAGTGGCGAAGTGCTGCGTGTGCTGGCTACCGATTCCGGTTCAGTGCGCGATTTCCAGGCATTCGCGAAGCAGACCGGCAACGATCTGCTAGAGCAGAGTGAAGAAAACCGGGAGTTCATTTTCTTCATGAAGCGCAAGTAA